One Trichosurus vulpecula isolate mTriVul1 chromosome 7, mTriVul1.pri, whole genome shotgun sequence genomic region harbors:
- the LOC118857000 gene encoding LOW QUALITY PROTEIN: translocon-associated protein subunit delta-like (The sequence of the model RefSeq protein was modified relative to this genomic sequence to represent the inferred CDS: inserted 2 bases in 1 codon; substituted 2 bases at 2 genomic stop codons), with protein MAALMVLAPASACCVLVLLLLLXELXGCSXKSSEEPCTDPVITPSNYTTSDAVISTKAVFMVEISLMCKNRAQNMALYADVNRKQFPVTCGQDIERYQVSWSLEYKNAHSGTYEIKFFDEESYSLLRKAQRSNEDVSAIRPLFTVSVDHQGAWNGPWVSTEVLAAMIGMVVYYMAFSAKSNIQA; from the exons ATGGCAGCCCTCATGGTGCTTGCCCCAGCCTCTGCCTGCTGCGTCCTGGTCTTGCTACTGCTCCTCTAGGAGCTCTAGGGCTGCTC GAAGAGCTCAGAAGAGCCCTGCACTGATCCTGTGATTACTCCTTCCAACTACACCACCTCTGATGCAGTCATTTCCACGAAGGCTGTTTTCATGGTTGAGATCTCTCTGATGTGCAAGAATAGGGCACAGAACATGGCCCTCTATGCTGATGTTAACAGAAAGCAGTTTCCAGTGACCTGTGGCCAGGATATTGAACGTTATCAGGTATCCTGGAGCTTGGAATATAAGAATGCCCATTCTGGAACTTATGAAATCAAATTCTTTGATGAAGAATCCTACAGTCTTTTGAGAAAGGCCCAGAGAAGCAATGAAGATGTGTCTGCCATTAGACCCTTGTTTACAGTCAGTGTGGATCACCAAGGTGCCTGGAATGGGCCTTGGGTCTCTACTGAAGTGCTGGCTGCAATGATTGGCATGGTGGTCTATTACATGGCCTTCAGTGCCAAAAGCAACATTCAGGCCTGA